A genome region from Cucumis sativus cultivar 9930 chromosome 4, Cucumber_9930_V3, whole genome shotgun sequence includes the following:
- the LOC116403440 gene encoding uncharacterized protein LOC116403440, protein MLTGTFLVFNDVPESTIDTLLRRATWLREPPIHLTDYHCFSTIVFLVELTSYQKTSTDPLWQKKMDDEVQDLEKTHTWNYVDLPSGKRPIGCNHHLTLLLLCRALYGLKQAPRAWFATFSSTITQLGFTFSSHDNALFTRQTPHGIVLLLLYVNDMIIIGNDPHAISDLRHYLGQHFEMKDLGSLNYFLGIEVSRCSDGYLFSQAKYASDLLARSGITDSNTTSTPLDPNVHLTPFDGVPLEDVSLYRELLGTILILIGLEIPLIDDQPRVTVSTQVILSFRGVVRKKVLSLVAILNLNVVLLLMLPLNSYDFVDFLLIWMPLNKVPILLHCDNGSAIQIAHNDVFHKRTKQIENDCHFVRHHLL, encoded by the exons ATGTTGACTGGAACATTCTTGGTATTCAATGATGTTCCTGAATCTACTATAGATACTCTTCTTCGTCGGGCTACTTGGTTAAGAGAACCTCCCATTCATCTCACTGATTACCACTGTTTTTCCACCATTGTTTTCCTTGTTGAACTTACATCTTATCAAAAGACCAGTACTGACCCTTTATGGcagaaaaaaatggatgatGAAGTACAGGATCTTGAAAAGACGCACACTTGGAACTATGTTGATTTACCTTCTGGTAAAAGACCCATTGGATGCAA CCACCACTTGACACTTCTCCTCCTCTGTCGTGCATTATATGGTCTAAAACAGGCTCCACGAGCTTGGTTTGCCACATTTAGCTCCACCATTACTCAACTTGGATTTACCTTCAGCTCTCATGACAATGCACTTTTTACACGACAGACACCCCATGgtattgttcttcttcttctttatgttaatgatatgattattattgGTAATGATCCACATGCCATATCCGACCTACGACATTATCTTGGTCaacattttgagatgaaagaccTTGGAtctctcaattattttcttggcATTGAAGTCTCTCGATGCTCAGATGGTTATTTGTTTTCTCAAGCAAAATATGCCTCTGATCTTTTAGCTCGCTCAGGAATTACTGACTCCAACACAACTTCAACACCGTTAGATCCCAATGTTCATCTAACTCCTTTTGATGGTGTTCCTCTTGAAGATGTGAGTTTATATCGGGAACTTCTTGGCA CTATTCTGATTTTGATTGGGTTGGAGATCCCACTGATCGACGATCAACCACGCGTTACTGTTTCTACTCAGGTGATTCTCTCATTTCGTGGCGtagtaagaaaaaaagtgttgTCTCTCGTGGCAATACTGAATCTGAATGTTGTGCTCTTGCTGATGCTACCGCTGAACTCCTATGACTTTGTTGACTTCTTGCTGATATGGATGCCCCTCAACAAGGTCCCAATCCTCCTTCATTGTGACAATGGTAGTGCCATTCAGATTGCTCACAATGATGTCTTTCATAAGCGTACAAAGCAAATCGAAAATGACTGTCACTTTGTTCGTCATCACCTCTTGTGA
- the LOC101210935 gene encoding aspartic proteinase nepenthesin-1 → MAAVSLRSFGYLHRLLLIILITTLFINTLAFSSSLSRRALQKPNKLPSHGFRVRLKHVDHVKNLTRFERLRRGVARGKNRLHRLNAMVLAAANATVGDQVKAPVVAGNGEFLMKLAIGSPPRSFSAIMDTGSDLIWTQCKPCQQCFDQSTPIFDPKQSSSFYKISCSSELCGALPTSTCSSDGCEYLYTYGDSSSTQGVLAFETFTFGDSTEDQISIPGLGFGCGNDNNGDGFSQGAGLVGLGRGPLSLVSQLKEQKFAYCLTAIDDSKPSSLLLGSLANITPKTSKDEMKTTPLIKNPSQPSFYYLSLQGISVGGTQLSIPKSTFELHDDGSGGVIIDSGTTITYVENSAFTSLKNEFIAQMNLPVDDSGTGGLDLCFNLPAGTNQVEVPKLTFHFKGADLELPGENYMIGDSKAGLLCLAIGSSRGMSIFGNLQQQNFMVVHDLQEETLSFLPTQCDSI, encoded by the exons ATGGCGGCTGTCTCGTTACGTTCATTTGGATATCTGCATCGTCTTTTGCTTATTATACTCATTacaacattatttattaatacatTGGCGTTCAGTTCATCTCTATCAAGGCGAGCTCTACAGAAACCAAATAAGTTGCCTAGTCATGGCTTCAGGGTGAGGCTTAAACATGTGGATCATGTGAAGAATTTGACGAGATTCGAGCGGTTGCGGCGTGGGGTGGCACGTGGGAAAAATAGATTGCATAGACTAAATGCCATGGTGTTGGCCGCTGCCAACGCTACGGTTGGTGACCAAGTGAAGGCACCGGTGGTTGCAGGTAATGGTGAGTTTCTTATGAAGTTGGCCATCGGAAGTCCGCCGAGAAGCTTTTCGGCGATCATGGATACAGGCAGCGATCTGATATGGACACAATGCAAGCCTTGTCAACAGTGTTTTGATCAATCAACCCCTATTTTTGATCCCAaacaatcttcttctttctataaGATTTCATGCTCGAGCGAGCTCTGTGGAGCTCTCCCAACGTCAACATGCAGTAGCGACGGGTGTGAGTATTTGTACACATATGGAGATTCTTCCTCCACCCAAGGTGTTTTGGCTTTTGAGACCTTCACCTTTGGAGATTCAACTGAAGATCAG ATATCGATCCCTGGACTCGGGTTTGGATGCGGAAACGATAACAACGGAGATGGGTTCAGCCAAGGCGCAGGGCTAGTGGGGCTAGGGCGAGGACCCTTATCATTGGTTTCTCAACTAAAAGAGCAAAAGTTTGCTTATTGTTTAACCGCCATTGATGATTCAAAACCAAGCTCTCTTTTGTTAGGATCTCTAGCAAACATAACACCTAAAACATCaaaagatgaaatgaaaacaacCCCATTGATCAAAAACCCTTCTCAACCATCCTTTTACTATCTTTCTCTCCAAGGAATCTCAGTTGGTGGAACTCAATTATCAATACCAAAGTCCACTTTTGAGCTCCATGATGATGGGAGTGGAGGAGTAATCATAGATTCAGGCACAACAATCACTTACGTTGAGAACTCAGCTTTCACTTCACTCAAAAATGAGTTCATTGCTCAAATGAATCTTCCCGTTGACGATTCCGGTACTGGTGGTCTTGACCTCTGCTTTAACCTACCTGCCGGGACAAATCAG GTGGAGGTTCCGAAGTTGACGTTTCATTTCAAGGGCGCGGATTTGGAGCTGCCCGGGGAGAATTACATGATTGGGGATTCAAAAGCGGGATTGCTGTGCTTGGCCATTGGGAGTTCTAGAGGAATGTCCATCTTTGGAAATCTACAGCAACAAAATTTCATGGTTGTTCATGATCTTCAAGAAGAAACCCTATCTTTTTTGCCAACTCAATGTGATAgtatataa